A genomic window from Cupriavidus basilensis includes:
- the ychF gene encoding redox-regulated ATPase YchF, giving the protein MSLKCGIVGLPNVGKSTLFNALTKAGIAAENYPFCTIEPNVGVVEVPDTRLAKLAEIVKPERILPAVVEFVDIAGLVAGASKGEGLGNQFLANIRETDAITHVVRCFEDDNVIHVAGRVDPLSDIEVINTELALADLSTVEKAHARYIKPARAGDKEALRLVAVLEKAQAVLNEAKAVRTLDLSDEEWAAIKPLCLITAKPTMYVANVREDGFENNPHLDAVRAHAAKTKSPVVAVCAAIEAEIADLDDADKAEFLADLGMEEPGLDRVIRAGFTLLGLQTYFTAGVKEVRAWTIHVGDTAPQAAGVIHTDFERGFIRAQTIAYEDFITYKGEQGAKEAGKMRAEGKEYVVKDGDVMNFLFNV; this is encoded by the coding sequence ATGAGCCTCAAATGCGGCATCGTCGGCCTGCCCAACGTCGGCAAGTCCACGCTGTTCAACGCCCTGACCAAGGCCGGCATCGCCGCCGAGAACTATCCGTTCTGCACCATCGAGCCCAATGTGGGCGTGGTGGAAGTGCCGGATACGAGGCTCGCCAAGCTGGCCGAGATCGTCAAGCCCGAGCGCATCCTGCCGGCCGTGGTCGAATTCGTCGACATTGCCGGCCTGGTGGCCGGCGCGTCCAAGGGTGAAGGCCTGGGCAACCAGTTCCTGGCCAACATCCGCGAAACCGACGCCATCACCCACGTGGTGCGCTGCTTCGAAGACGACAACGTGATCCACGTGGCCGGCCGGGTCGATCCGCTGTCCGACATCGAAGTGATCAACACCGAACTGGCGCTGGCCGACCTCTCCACCGTCGAAAAAGCCCACGCACGCTACATCAAGCCCGCGCGCGCCGGCGACAAGGAAGCGCTGCGCCTGGTGGCCGTGCTGGAAAAAGCCCAGGCCGTGCTCAACGAGGCCAAGGCCGTGCGCACGCTCGACCTGTCCGATGAAGAATGGGCCGCCATCAAGCCGCTGTGCCTGATCACCGCCAAGCCCACCATGTACGTGGCCAACGTGCGTGAAGACGGCTTCGAGAACAACCCGCACCTGGACGCCGTGCGCGCCCACGCCGCCAAGACCAAGTCGCCGGTGGTAGCCGTGTGCGCCGCCATCGAAGCCGAGATCGCCGACCTCGACGATGCGGACAAGGCCGAGTTCCTGGCCGACCTCGGCATGGAAGAACCCGGCCTGGATCGCGTGATCCGCGCCGGCTTCACCCTGCTCGGCCTGCAGACCTACTTCACCGCCGGCGTGAAGGAAGTGCGCGCGTGGACGATCCATGTGGGCGACACTGCTCCACAGGCGGCCGGCGTGATCCACACCGACTTCGAACGCGGCTTCATCCGCGCCCAGACCATCGCCTATGAGGACTTCATTACCTACAAGGGTGAGCAAGGCGCGAAGGAAGCCGGCAAGATGCGCGCGGAGGGCAAGGAATATGTGGTGAAGGATGGCGACGTGATGAACTTCTTGTTCAACGTCTAA
- a CDS encoding tyrosine-type recombinase/integrase, which translates to MLTDTQCRNAKPKDKPYKLTDGKGLYLEVKPNGAKAWRYRFELAVDGKHKESLFALGDYATAPAAETPAQTKARQAGGRFTLAEAREARTKARSLVKQGVNPAHHRQLERIQRSQQNAATFEAVAKEWLGLKDWTETTRARRLDMLARVVFPKVGKLPVDTIKPAHVLDVLQAAAQKNGPTVAAEAKRTMSAVFELAISTLRAEVDPVYPVRKALPANKTQHKRPLSSDEIGRLLRDLGGYERNFQTVAVFRLMWMTLCRPSEAAGARWEEFDLDAGLWRIPAERMKKRKEHTAPLPRQATELLRAQYSLTGRHAHVFPNRDDRTKPMTDATLRQALKYLGWSGTYSPHATRTTGSTRLNELGYPTDWIERQLAHAEPNAVRRTYNHADHLADRAKMMQQWADMLDTWKAGATVLPINGKVA; encoded by the coding sequence ATGCTGACCGATACCCAATGCCGCAACGCCAAGCCCAAGGATAAGCCGTACAAGCTGACCGATGGCAAGGGCCTGTATCTGGAGGTGAAACCGAACGGCGCGAAGGCCTGGCGCTATCGCTTCGAGCTGGCAGTGGATGGTAAGCACAAGGAAAGCCTATTTGCACTCGGCGACTACGCCACCGCACCGGCCGCGGAAACCCCGGCGCAGACGAAGGCAAGGCAAGCGGGAGGACGCTTTACCCTGGCCGAAGCGCGTGAGGCGCGCACCAAGGCGCGGTCACTGGTCAAACAGGGCGTGAACCCAGCACACCACCGGCAGCTCGAACGCATCCAGCGCAGCCAGCAGAATGCCGCCACCTTCGAGGCAGTGGCAAAGGAGTGGCTGGGCCTAAAGGACTGGACCGAAACTACCAGGGCCAGGCGCCTGGACATGCTAGCGCGCGTCGTTTTCCCCAAGGTCGGAAAGTTGCCAGTGGACACGATCAAGCCGGCCCATGTGCTGGACGTACTGCAGGCCGCCGCCCAGAAGAACGGGCCGACCGTGGCCGCCGAGGCCAAGCGCACCATGTCCGCGGTATTCGAACTGGCGATATCGACCTTGCGCGCCGAGGTCGATCCGGTCTATCCGGTGCGAAAGGCTCTGCCGGCAAACAAGACCCAGCACAAACGCCCGCTCTCGTCAGACGAAATCGGACGGCTGCTGCGCGACTTGGGCGGCTACGAGCGCAACTTCCAGACAGTGGCCGTGTTCCGCCTCATGTGGATGACCTTGTGCCGGCCCAGCGAGGCCGCGGGCGCGCGCTGGGAAGAATTCGATCTGGACGCGGGGCTCTGGCGCATCCCTGCTGAACGCATGAAGAAGCGGAAGGAGCACACTGCCCCCTTGCCGCGGCAGGCGACCGAGTTGCTGCGCGCGCAATACTCCCTGACCGGCCGGCACGCGCACGTCTTCCCCAACCGAGACGACCGCACCAAGCCCATGACGGATGCCACGCTGCGCCAGGCTCTCAAGTACCTAGGCTGGTCGGGCACCTACAGCCCGCACGCAACGCGCACCACCGGCAGCACGCGCCTCAACGAACTGGGCTACCCGACTGACTGGATCGAACGGCAGTTGGCGCACGCCGAGCCCAACGCGGTGCGGCGCACCTACAACCACGCGGACCACTTAGCGGACAGGGCAAAGATGATGCAGCAGTGGGCGGACATGCTGGACACATGGAAGGCAGGCGCAACGGTGCTGCCGATCAACGGCAAGGTTGCCTGA
- a CDS encoding helix-turn-helix transcriptional regulator, with protein sequence MEESTYFPTGPKPAPIKPRSNPAGTLPETGYVRQSHLIPAILPFSGTTLWRKVKDGTFPAPVKLSPRVTAWPVDAIREYLADPESYGTTRAGTED encoded by the coding sequence ATGGAAGAATCCACCTATTTTCCGACCGGCCCGAAGCCGGCCCCCATCAAACCCCGCAGCAATCCCGCGGGCACCCTGCCCGAGACGGGCTACGTCCGCCAGTCCCATCTGATCCCAGCCATCCTGCCGTTCTCGGGCACCACCCTCTGGCGCAAGGTCAAGGACGGCACCTTCCCCGCCCCCGTCAAGCTCTCCCCGCGCGTCACTGCTTGGCCGGTTGACGCCATCCGCGAATACCTGGCCGACCCCGAAAGCTACGGCACCACGCGCGCTGGCACGGAGGACTGA
- a CDS encoding Rha family transcriptional regulator — translation MPATLQKQNRRAPVNPMPASPPNGRVLPALVHLHRGVPVTDSQSIAREFGRRHDNVMQSIGSLIADDTINRLDFKEVEYTDAKGERRRAIELTERGALIAMPFIGGRNSRAGQARLVDAFMSMRVQLAERITTGWAEARREVAANYAVVAEMLAMRREAEGKETKAHHYTNEVRLINFAFAGKFGPLDRGSLSHSELHILNRLQIRDSALIGVGKPYDERKVALVTYAAELRAAQPRRLSRGGSQLKARNSVGAQRARLPNDESQAPTSAGEA, via the coding sequence ATGCCGGCCACCCTGCAAAAGCAAAATCGCCGCGCCCCCGTCAATCCGATGCCCGCCAGCCCCCCCAATGGCAGAGTACTGCCGGCGCTGGTGCACCTGCACCGCGGTGTGCCTGTCACCGATTCCCAGTCGATCGCGCGTGAGTTCGGGCGCCGGCATGACAACGTGATGCAGTCGATCGGTAGCCTTATCGCAGACGACACGATCAACCGCCTTGATTTCAAGGAGGTTGAGTACACCGATGCCAAGGGCGAGCGGCGCCGCGCCATCGAATTGACCGAGCGGGGCGCCCTGATCGCCATGCCCTTCATTGGTGGCCGCAACTCTCGCGCAGGCCAGGCCCGCTTGGTGGATGCGTTCATGAGCATGCGCGTGCAGTTGGCGGAACGCATTACCACCGGCTGGGCCGAGGCCCGCCGCGAAGTTGCAGCAAACTATGCCGTAGTAGCAGAGATGCTGGCCATGCGCCGCGAAGCCGAGGGCAAGGAGACGAAGGCCCACCACTACACAAACGAGGTGCGCTTGATTAATTTTGCCTTCGCCGGCAAGTTCGGTCCGCTCGACCGCGGCAGCCTGAGCCACTCCGAATTGCACATTTTGAACCGCTTGCAAATCCGCGATTCCGCCTTGATCGGCGTGGGCAAGCCCTACGACGAGCGTAAGGTCGCCTTGGTGACCTATGCGGCCGAGCTACGAGCCGCGCAGCCCCGCCGCCTGTCGCGGGGAGGTTCCCAATTGAAAGCCCGCAACTCTGTCGGAGCCCAGCGCGCCCGCCTGCCGAACGACGAATCGCAAGCCCCAACAAGCGCGGGTGAGGCATGA
- a CDS encoding type II toxin-antitoxin system Phd/YefM family antitoxin, protein MITEVTAVNFRQNLGDMLNQVQYRHDSIVINKDGKPVAALVDAELFARIRRMREHFEALSDRVAHAYDDVPAEQGMAEIEAAVAAERNR, encoded by the coding sequence ATGATTACCGAAGTCACCGCAGTCAATTTCCGGCAGAACTTGGGCGACATGCTCAATCAAGTGCAGTACCGCCACGACAGCATCGTCATCAACAAGGACGGTAAGCCGGTCGCCGCGCTGGTCGATGCCGAACTATTCGCGCGTATTCGCAGGATGCGGGAACACTTCGAGGCGCTGAGCGATCGTGTTGCGCATGCCTACGACGATGTCCCGGCCGAGCAGGGAATGGCTGAAATCGAAGCCGCCGTGGCCGCAGAACGGAATCGCTAA
- a CDS encoding putative toxin-antitoxin system toxin component, PIN family, with amino-acid sequence MPGLRVVLDTNVLISGLAYPASIPGRIVQAWRQGALDVVLSRYILDEMTRVLPRLTRIRLSPEEIRDLADSLILLADLVEPDSGRDDELRDPADQPVLATLRVAQAQYLITGDKDLLALAQRYPIVTPATFWARHGG; translated from the coding sequence ATGCCAGGGTTGCGCGTCGTACTTGACACCAACGTGCTGATATCGGGATTGGCCTATCCGGCAAGCATACCGGGACGCATAGTTCAAGCCTGGCGACAAGGCGCGCTTGACGTCGTGCTGTCGCGGTACATCCTGGACGAGATGACGAGAGTTCTGCCTCGTCTCACGCGGATCCGCTTAAGCCCCGAAGAAATTCGCGATCTGGCCGACAGCCTCATTCTGCTGGCCGATTTGGTAGAGCCGGATAGTGGGCGGGATGACGAACTGCGAGATCCTGCGGATCAGCCCGTGCTTGCTACCTTGCGCGTCGCCCAGGCGCAATACTTGATCACCGGCGATAAGGATTTGCTGGCGCTGGCACAACGCTACCCGATCGTTACGCCCGCCACTTTCTGGGCGAGGCACGGCGGTTAG
- a CDS encoding GDYXXLXY domain-containing protein yields MKRWILLAWVLTLGLAAFAITGKERLLAHGDTVYLRLAPVDPRSLMQGDYMALNFAIADAIREALHRQGIEPAREQVAVIRRDPRGEATLVRLHTGEALAGGEQLLRFQTVPSRWGGTQAQVSTDAYFFQEGQGARFEKARYGEFRVGPDGQALLVGLRGEDLGAL; encoded by the coding sequence ATGAAACGCTGGATACTGTTGGCATGGGTCCTCACGCTCGGCCTGGCCGCCTTCGCCATCACCGGCAAGGAACGGCTGCTGGCGCATGGCGACACCGTCTACCTGCGCCTGGCGCCAGTCGATCCGCGCTCGCTCATGCAAGGCGACTACATGGCGCTGAACTTCGCCATTGCGGACGCTATCCGCGAGGCGCTCCACCGGCAAGGCATCGAGCCCGCGCGCGAGCAAGTCGCCGTGATCCGCCGCGACCCGCGTGGCGAAGCCACCCTTGTGCGCTTGCACACAGGCGAGGCGCTGGCCGGCGGCGAGCAACTGCTGCGCTTCCAGACTGTGCCGTCGCGCTGGGGCGGCACGCAGGCGCAGGTATCCACCGATGCGTACTTCTTTCAGGAAGGGCAGGGGGCGCGGTTCGAGAAGGCGCGCTATGGGGAATTCCGTGTGGGGCCGGACGGGCAGGCGTTGCTGGTGGGGCTGCGGGGGGAGGATTTGGGGGCGCTGTGA
- a CDS encoding DUF4401 domain-containing protein: MTSDRQVVQRLWQDLAARGLVQGQPQAAQGRTPWAVRLLMGLAGWLGAVFFLAFLLGSVFVAARDNATAMALCGAAMIALAAVLYRRRAAATALEQFALAVSLSGQGLLVYGASQAYGGSRLLESAAFWGALALLEAVLYVLVSNRLHRFLAALGVWTGVALALHLAMTPGLRHVWQAMSFSLGWLAPLAMTLLTGFVLAQGRLCAAGLHNWIEPAADATLLFALGAALVVTGLSQPQALLFEASTGRHAGNYWMAGALFGLVLAAFVLAEASRLQLSPAVRGTALVGAALFSALLAGAPAVVAAALALGLALRRSSLPWLGLAVAALGSGFIWYYSALHWTLLIKSATLAGAGIAVLLLRMALRRDGARRQG; the protein is encoded by the coding sequence ATGACCAGCGACCGTCAAGTAGTACAAAGGTTGTGGCAGGACCTGGCCGCGCGCGGCCTGGTGCAAGGGCAGCCGCAAGCCGCGCAAGGGCGCACGCCATGGGCGGTCAGGTTGCTGATGGGCCTCGCGGGCTGGCTCGGTGCGGTGTTCTTCCTCGCCTTCCTGCTCGGCTCAGTCTTTGTGGCCGCACGCGACAACGCCACGGCAATGGCGCTCTGCGGCGCCGCCATGATTGCGCTGGCCGCGGTGCTGTACCGGCGCCGCGCGGCCGCCACCGCGCTCGAGCAATTCGCGCTGGCCGTCAGCCTCAGCGGCCAGGGCCTGCTCGTGTACGGCGCGAGCCAGGCCTACGGCGGTAGCCGCCTGCTCGAATCGGCGGCTTTCTGGGGCGCGCTCGCGTTGCTGGAGGCCGTGCTCTATGTGCTGGTCAGCAACCGGCTCCATCGCTTCCTGGCCGCGCTGGGCGTATGGACCGGCGTGGCTCTGGCGCTCCACCTGGCCATGACGCCCGGCCTGCGCCACGTCTGGCAAGCCATGAGCTTCTCGCTGGGCTGGCTCGCGCCGTTGGCCATGACGCTGCTCACCGGCTTCGTGCTGGCGCAAGGGCGGCTCTGCGCCGCCGGGCTGCACAACTGGATCGAGCCGGCTGCCGACGCCACGCTGCTGTTCGCACTGGGCGCAGCCCTGGTGGTGACCGGCCTCAGCCAGCCTCAGGCACTGCTGTTCGAGGCCAGCACCGGGCGCCACGCCGGCAACTACTGGATGGCCGGCGCGCTGTTCGGCCTGGTGCTCGCCGCGTTTGTTCTTGCCGAAGCAAGCCGGCTGCAGCTAAGCCCGGCGGTGCGGGGCACCGCGCTTGTCGGCGCGGCGCTGTTCAGCGCCTTGCTTGCCGGTGCGCCGGCGGTCGTCGCCGCGGCGCTCGCGCTCGGCCTGGCGCTGCGCCGCAGCTCGCTGCCCTGGCTGGGCCTGGCCGTCGCCGCGCTCGGCAGCGGCTTTATCTGGTACTACAGCGCGCTGCACTGGACGCTGCTGATCAAGTCCGCCACGCTCGCCGGCGCCGGCATCGCCGTGCTGCTGCTGCGCATGGCGCTGCGGCGTGACGGCGCAAGGAGACAAGGATGA
- a CDS encoding DUF2157 domain-containing protein: protein MQATTTQGFQDRRAARQALADWREQGVLGADGVAAGWPGTEPDAAQWRTWLDRTLLMLGAALLCAGVIVFFAFNWQDLHKFAKFGLLAGALTLLAGFAWLRPPADMAGLAALCGAQVVAGVLLAVIGQVYQTGADAWQLFALWALLAIPWALAARAAPHWWVVIVLANVALLRYLSVRLGVGGMFDLLFGAAGERATTLSLLVATLVQLMLWFALRAVAPVDGFRGLAGARILATLACAYAGWLGLASILHNRFDPAMFGVAMLALGGLLAWFRLRAFDVVALSLASFSVIVLLVTGVARLLLEGRRDAFGAFLILGLLTIGLSAAAAAWLLRAYRHHGQAQSGAPNGEPA, encoded by the coding sequence ATGCAGGCAACCACAACGCAGGGCTTTCAAGACCGGCGGGCAGCGCGCCAAGCGCTGGCAGACTGGCGTGAGCAGGGCGTGCTCGGCGCCGACGGCGTGGCCGCCGGCTGGCCGGGGACGGAGCCCGACGCGGCGCAGTGGCGGACCTGGCTCGATCGCACGTTGCTGATGCTGGGCGCCGCGTTGCTGTGCGCCGGCGTGATCGTGTTCTTTGCCTTCAACTGGCAGGACCTGCACAAGTTCGCCAAGTTTGGCCTGCTGGCCGGCGCGCTGACGCTGCTGGCGGGATTCGCCTGGCTGCGCCCGCCCGCCGACATGGCGGGGCTGGCGGCGCTCTGCGGCGCCCAGGTGGTGGCCGGCGTGTTGCTGGCCGTGATCGGGCAGGTGTATCAGACTGGCGCCGACGCCTGGCAACTGTTTGCCCTGTGGGCACTGCTGGCGATCCCGTGGGCGCTGGCCGCGCGCGCGGCGCCGCACTGGTGGGTGGTGATCGTGCTGGCCAATGTGGCGCTACTGCGGTATCTCAGCGTGCGCCTTGGCGTGGGCGGCATGTTCGACCTGCTGTTTGGGGCGGCCGGCGAACGCGCCACCACGCTCTCGTTGCTGGTGGCCACGCTGGTGCAACTGATGCTGTGGTTCGCGCTGCGCGCAGTGGCGCCGGTCGACGGCTTTCGCGGGCTGGCCGGCGCGCGCATCCTTGCCACGCTGGCGTGTGCCTATGCCGGCTGGCTCGGCCTCGCCAGCATCCTGCACAACCGCTTCGACCCCGCCATGTTCGGCGTGGCCATGCTCGCGCTGGGCGGGCTGCTAGCGTGGTTCCGGCTGCGGGCATTCGATGTGGTGGCGCTCAGCCTGGCCAGCTTCTCGGTCATCGTGCTGCTGGTGACCGGGGTTGCCCGGCTGCTGCTGGAGGGCCGCCGGGACGCGTTCGGCGCTTTCCTGATCCTCGGGCTGCTGACCATCGGCCTGTCCGCCGCGGCGGCGGCTTGGCTGCTGCGCGCCTATCGACACCACGGGCAAGCCCAAAGCGGCGCGCCCAACGGAGAGCCGGCATGA
- a CDS encoding 5'-methylthioadenosine/adenosylhomocysteine nucleosidase, producing MTLGILAAIHDEVDGLIAAMRHDDARATVRTIGMRDYHVGHLYGQRCVLVLARMGKVAAAATTVTLVREFGVDEIVFTGLAGGIGAETRVGDVVVADRTLQHDLDARPFFARHEVPLLDRAEFPTDPALTAALRDAVAGYLRDDLPTSVPAGVLARFGVSAPRLHVGMIASGDQFIGAPAAAAELRERLPGVLAVEMEGAAVAQVCHEYGVRHAVMRTLSDRADDTAHVDFAAFLTDVASHYSSGVLRRFLEQRG from the coding sequence ATGACCCTTGGTATCCTCGCCGCCATCCACGATGAAGTCGACGGCCTGATCGCCGCCATGCGCCATGATGATGCCCGCGCCACCGTGCGGACGATCGGCATGCGCGACTATCACGTTGGCCATCTCTACGGCCAGCGCTGCGTGCTGGTGCTCGCGCGCATGGGCAAGGTGGCGGCGGCGGCCACCACGGTCACCCTGGTGCGCGAGTTCGGCGTGGATGAGATCGTCTTCACCGGCCTGGCCGGCGGCATCGGGGCCGAGACGCGGGTCGGGGACGTGGTGGTGGCGGACCGCACGCTGCAGCACGACCTGGACGCGCGGCCGTTTTTTGCCCGGCATGAGGTCCCGCTGCTGGATCGCGCTGAATTCCCCACCGACCCGGCACTTACCGCCGCGCTGCGCGATGCCGTGGCAGGCTACCTGCGGGATGATCTGCCGACCTCCGTCCCGGCCGGCGTGCTGGCGCGCTTTGGGGTGAGTGCGCCCAGGCTGCATGTGGGGATGATCGCCAGCGGCGACCAGTTCATCGGCGCACCCGCCGCCGCGGCCGAGTTGCGCGAGCGCTTGCCCGGCGTGCTGGCGGTGGAAATGGAAGGCGCCGCGGTGGCGCAGGTTTGCCATGAGTATGGCGTGCGGCATGCGGTGATGCGCACGCTATCGGATCGGGCCGACGATACCGCGCACGTGGATTTTGCGGCGTTCCTGACCGACGTGGCCAGCCATTATTCGAGCGGGGTTTTGAGGCGATTTCTGGAGCAGCGCGGGTAA
- the hemA gene encoding glutamyl-tRNA reductase — protein MQLLAIGINHTTAPVSLRERVAFPLEQIKPALGALRTHLAGKNGTEAAILSTCNRTEIYCATDVLLSGSEGFEHTLRWLAQHHNVPAGELAPHLYSLPQSEAVRHAFRVASGLDSMVLGETQILGQLKDAVRTAGEAGALGTYLNQLFQRTFAVAKEVRGQTEIGAHSVSMAAAAVRLAQRIFESVSTQRVLFIGAGEMIELCATHFAAQTPRQIVVANRTVERGERLAEQLAGQGLTTEAIRLSELGARLHEFDIVVSCTASSLPIIGLGAVERAVKLRRHRPIMMVDLAVPRDVEPEVARLDDVFLYTVDDLGAIVREGNAMRQAAVAQAEAIIESRVQNFMHWLETRSVVPVIRELQVQGEAMRQAELERARRMLARGDDPQAVLEALSGALTRKFLHGPTHALNHTQGEDRETLLRLVPGLFRHSSHSER, from the coding sequence ATGCAACTGCTCGCGATCGGTATCAATCACACCACGGCGCCCGTCTCGCTGCGCGAGCGAGTGGCGTTTCCGCTTGAGCAGATTAAACCCGCCCTGGGCGCCTTGCGCACCCACCTGGCGGGCAAGAATGGCACCGAAGCCGCCATCCTTTCCACTTGCAACCGCACCGAGATTTATTGCGCCACCGATGTGCTGCTGTCGGGTTCGGAGGGCTTCGAGCACACGCTGCGCTGGCTGGCGCAGCACCATAACGTGCCGGCCGGCGAACTCGCTCCCCACCTGTACTCGTTGCCGCAGTCCGAAGCCGTACGCCATGCGTTCCGGGTGGCCAGCGGGCTGGACTCGATGGTGCTGGGCGAAACCCAGATCCTGGGCCAGTTGAAGGATGCGGTGCGCACCGCCGGTGAAGCCGGCGCGCTGGGCACCTACCTGAACCAGTTGTTCCAGCGCACGTTCGCGGTGGCCAAGGAAGTCCGCGGCCAGACCGAGATCGGCGCGCATTCGGTATCCATGGCCGCTGCCGCGGTGCGCCTGGCCCAGCGGATTTTTGAAAGCGTCTCGACCCAGCGCGTGCTGTTCATCGGCGCGGGCGAGATGATCGAGCTGTGCGCCACGCACTTCGCGGCGCAAACGCCGCGCCAGATCGTGGTGGCCAACCGCACTGTGGAGCGTGGCGAGCGGCTGGCCGAGCAACTCGCCGGCCAGGGCCTGACCACCGAGGCCATCCGCCTGTCGGAGCTCGGCGCGCGCCTGCATGAGTTCGACATCGTGGTGTCGTGCACCGCCAGCTCCCTGCCCATCATCGGGCTGGGCGCGGTGGAGCGCGCCGTCAAGCTGCGCCGCCACCGCCCCATCATGATGGTGGACCTGGCCGTGCCGCGCGACGTGGAGCCCGAAGTCGCGCGCCTGGACGACGTCTTCCTGTACACCGTGGACGACCTCGGCGCCATCGTGCGCGAGGGCAATGCCATGCGCCAGGCTGCCGTGGCGCAGGCGGAAGCCATCATCGAAAGCCGCGTGCAGAATTTCATGCACTGGCTGGAAACCCGCAGCGTGGTGCCTGTCATCCGCGAACTGCAGGTGCAGGGCGAGGCCATGCGCCAGGCTGAGCTGGAGCGCGCGCGCCGCATGCTGGCGCGCGGCGACGACCCGCAAGCCGTGCTCGAAGCCCTGTCCGGCGCGCTCACCCGCAAATTCCTGCACGGCCCGACCCACGCCCTGAACCACACCCAGGGCGAGGACCGCGAGACCTTGCTGCGCCTGGTGCCGGGCTTGTTCCGCCACAGCAGCCACTCCGAGCGCTAG
- the prfA gene encoding peptide chain release factor 1, producing MKASMLAKLDQLSERLDEVNALLAREDATAKIDQYRKLTREHAELTPVAEQYAQYCQAQEDLSTAQALLDDPEMKEFAADEITTARERLETLEGSLQKLLLPKDPNDDRNLLLEIRAGAGGEESALFAANLLRMYTRYAERQRWQVEVMSESASDLGGYKEVIIRIAGDAAFSRLKFESGGHRVQRVPATEAQGRIHTSACTVAVMPEADEVTEVEINPADLRVDTFRASGAGGQHVNKTDSAVRLTHLPTGIVVECQDDRSQHRNKDKAMKVLAARLMDAKLRAAQAKEASTRRNLIGTGDRSDRIRTYNFPQGRVTDHRINLTLYKIDMIMDGDLDELLSALSAEHQADQLAALGEGH from the coding sequence ATGAAAGCCAGCATGCTTGCCAAGCTCGACCAATTGTCCGAGCGACTCGACGAAGTCAACGCCCTGCTTGCGCGCGAAGATGCCACCGCCAAGATCGACCAGTACCGCAAGCTCACGCGCGAACACGCCGAGCTGACGCCAGTGGCCGAGCAGTATGCGCAGTACTGCCAAGCACAGGAGGACCTGTCCACCGCGCAAGCGCTGCTGGACGATCCCGAGATGAAGGAGTTCGCGGCTGATGAGATCACCACGGCCCGCGAGCGGCTGGAAACGCTGGAAGGCAGCCTGCAGAAATTGCTGCTGCCCAAGGATCCCAACGACGACCGCAACCTGCTGCTGGAAATCCGCGCAGGTGCCGGCGGCGAGGAAAGCGCGCTGTTCGCCGCCAATTTGCTGCGGATGTACACGCGCTACGCCGAGCGCCAGCGCTGGCAGGTGGAGGTGATGAGCGAATCGGCGTCCGACCTGGGCGGCTACAAGGAAGTGATCATCCGGATCGCCGGAGATGCGGCCTTCTCCCGGCTGAAGTTCGAATCCGGCGGCCATCGCGTGCAGCGCGTGCCAGCCACCGAGGCCCAGGGGCGCATCCACACTTCGGCCTGCACGGTGGCAGTCATGCCCGAGGCCGACGAGGTGACCGAGGTGGAAATCAATCCGGCGGACCTGCGCGTGGATACCTTCCGCGCCTCCGGCGCTGGCGGCCAGCACGTGAACAAGACCGACTCGGCCGTGCGCCTGACCCACCTACCCACCGGCATTGTGGTGGAGTGCCAGGACGACCGCAGCCAGCATCGCAACAAGGACAAGGCCATGAAGGTCCTGGCGGCCCGGCTGATGGACGCGAAGCTGCGCGCGGCTCAGGCGAAAGAAGCCAGCACCCGGCGCAACCTGATCGGCACCGGCGACAGAAGTGATCGTATCCGCACCTATAATTTCCCGCAGGGGCGCGTGACGGATCACCGCATCAACCTGACGCTCTACAAGATCGACATGATCATGGACGGCGATCTCGACGAGCTCCTGTCCGCCTTGTCCGCGGAACACCAGGCGGACCAACTGGCGGCGCTGGGCGAAGGGCATTAA